The Apodemus sylvaticus chromosome 5, mApoSyl1.1, whole genome shotgun sequence genome has a segment encoding these proteins:
- the LOC127684417 gene encoding olfactory receptor 4A5-like, whose translation MGQSYNVTEFIFVGLTQDPAGQKALFVLFSLTYIVTMLGNLLIAVTVIASPSLNSPMYFFLACLSVLDAFYCNTISPNLIIGLLKDKKTISFRACMLQLFVEHLFGGVEVFLLVFMAYDRYVAICKPLHYLTIMNQQVCIILLLVAGVGGMVHSMIQVLTVYKLPFCGTNVIDHFMCDMNPLLGLACTDTYFLGIISIANGGVICVGIFTFLLVSYGIILNSLKTHSQEGRLKALSTCSSHIMVVVCFFAPCIFIYARPVSNFPIDKYIAVFYTVVSPMLNPLIYTLRNSEMKNSIKKLWCKTPA comes from the coding sequence ATGGGACAGAGCTACAATGTTACAGAATTCATTTTTGTGGGCCTTACTCAAGATCCTGCTGGGCAAAAAGCATTATTTGTCTTGTTTTCACTTACCTACATTGTGACAATGCTGGGCAACCTGCTCATTGCAGTGACAGTGATTGCCAGCCCTTCCTTAAACTCCCCAATGTACTTCTTTCTTGCCTGCCTTTCAGTCCTGGATGCTTTTTATTGCAATACCATCTCACCAAATTTAATTATAggtttattaaaagataaaaagacaaTCTCCTTCAGAGCTTGCATGCTCCAGCTCTTTGTAGAGCACTTATTCGGTGGTGTTGAGGTCTTCCTTCTGGTAttcatggcctatgaccgctatgtggccatctgtaagCCACTGCATTATTTGACCATTATGAACCAGCAGGTGTGCATTATCCTGTTGCTGGTAGCTGGAGTTGGAGGAATGGTACACTCAATGATTCAAGTTTTGACTGTGTATAAACTTCCTTTTTGTGGTACCAATGTCATTGATCACTTCATGTGTGACATGAATCCATTACTGGGACTTGCATGCACTGATACCTACTTCCTTGGCATCATTAGCATTGCCAATGGTGGAGTAATCTGTGTGGGAATTTTCACCTTTCTCTTAGTCTCCTATGGAATCATTCTAAACTCTCTTAAGACCCATAGCCAGGAAGGAAGGCTCAAAGCTCTGTCCACCTGCAGCTCCCACATCATGGTGGTTGTCTGCTTTTTTGCTCCctgtatttttatatatgctaGACCTGTCTCCAATTTTCCTATTGATAAATATATTGCTGTGTTTTATACAGTTGTTAGTCCCATGCTGAATCCATTAATATATACCTTGAGAAATTCAGAGATGAAAAATTCTATTAAAAAGCTCTGGTGTAAAACACCAGCATAG